The genomic interval TGAGTTGATTGCCGGATTCAACGATTTTCCAGAAGCTGTGGTCGGCCCAACGAATGATCGTGTTCTCTAGCGAGCGGGTCACCAGTTCGCCTTCAGCCGAGTGGCCGCCTGCGATATGGGCGACCGTCTCGGGCAATTCCAACGTCAGACAAATATAGACGCCATATCCTGGGTGACGGATGGACGGCAGGCCTGCGGCGGATGGGTCGGCTCGCCAACGGTCGACGTTCTCGGGATCGAACTCCCAGACCTTGCCGATGTCGTGGCAGAGACCGCCGGCGAGTAGAACGTCACGATCATAGGCAAAACCCGGAAAGAGCATATCCAGCTCCTCAGCCATGCCAAGAGCGAGGCGCGCGACTGACCGGATGTGATCCGCCTGGGTGCCGGTACGCAGGGGCATGGAATCGTAGTTGCCCGAAGGCTTGAGTTCGCCGAGCTTGCGAAAGCCGCTGACGGCCAAAGCCGCTGCCCAGGCGTTGAGAACTTTTGTCCGCAGTTCGACATTCTCGATCCAACCGATTTCCGGCATTTCTTCGAGGACGGACTGACGCATGGGTTCGGTGATGGTAACCGTTTTTCCACGCAGACGGACGACGAGGTCTTCAGACATTCAGTTTAACTCCAGTTAGTCAGAATTCAGCCGCGGATCAGTTGCGGCAGCCACAGCACAATTTGCGGGAAGGCGATCACGAGACCGATCATGGCCAGGATGGCGAGCATGAACGGCGCGACCCCGATCATGATATCAGTGAGCGAGCCGCGACGGCGAACCCCCTGGACCACAAAGAGATTCATGCCGATGGGCGGGGTTATCAGCGCCATTTCGCACAGAAGCACGATCAAGATGCCGAACCAGACCGGATCGAAACCGGCACCGACAACCAGCGGGGTGAGTACTGGCACCGTGACGATCATCATCGGCAGCGGATCCATGAAGCATCCCAAAACCAGATAGATCAGAATGATGGTTGCCAGTAGGGCAAAGGGCTCTAGACCAAGCGAAACGATGCCCGTGTTCACTGCGCTCACCAGGCCCATGGCCGAGATAACGAAGTTGAGAAACCAGGCCGCCATGACGATCAGCATGATCATGCCGGTCGTCCGCATAGTCCCATCGATGGCTTCCAGCAGCATGCGCGGCGAGAGTTGCCGGTAGAAGGCCGCCAAGAGCAGGGCCGAAACCACACCAAGAGCGGCAGATTCCGTGGGCGTGGCAATGCCCATATAGATTGAGCCAATTATGATCGCGAAGATGAATAGTGGTGGCAGGAGGGACGGCAGGCTCTCGACGCGGGCTTTCCAGCTCGTTTCGATCTTCTGCCCTCCCAAGGC from Devosia sp. 2618 carries:
- a CDS encoding TRAP transporter large permease; the encoded protein is MMITTALGLLFGMLAIGLPIGAVMLLLAMGLDWFFSPMPLILAVGELSWVSSSNYLLVSVPLFVLLGEILLRAGIADRLYGAIVQWIGWMPGGLMHANIGASAAFAATSGSSVATAATISVVAKPMIKRYGYGERLFYGSVAAGGTLGILIPPSINLILYGWLTSTSVPALYMAGIVPGLVLALLFSLVIYVVCAIKPALGGQKIETSWKARVESLPSLLPPLFIFAIIIGSIYMGIATPTESAALGVVSALLLAAFYRQLSPRMLLEAIDGTMRTTGMIMLIVMAAWFLNFVISAMGLVSAVNTGIVSLGLEPFALLATIILIYLVLGCFMDPLPMMIVTVPVLTPLVVGAGFDPVWFGILIVLLCEMALITPPIGMNLFVVQGVRRRGSLTDIMIGVAPFMLAILAMIGLVIAFPQIVLWLPQLIRG
- a CDS encoding HD domain-containing protein, which gives rise to MSEDLVVRLRGKTVTITEPMRQSVLEEMPEIGWIENVELRTKVLNAWAAALAVSGFRKLGELKPSGNYDSMPLRTGTQADHIRSVARLALGMAEELDMLFPGFAYDRDVLLAGGLCHDIGKVWEFDPENVDRWRADPSAAGLPSIRHPGYGVYICLTLELPETVAHIAGGHSAEGELVTRSLENTIIRWADHSFWKIVESGNQLNDVDNWLPPAKIA